The Phoenix dactylifera cultivar Barhee BC4 chromosome 12, palm_55x_up_171113_PBpolish2nd_filt_p, whole genome shotgun sequence genome includes the window CAAAAACCTCcctttccatcaaaaaaaaaaaaatgttattgtAAGATAACGGTGAACGCCGCACCGAacagaggagaaaaagaaaaatggttAAAGGATTTACTTGAAGTAGAATTTTCTTTCAAGAGAAACACAGAAAAAATGGAGAACGAAAAAGCCTAGGGAAGAATTTAAGAAAGTCTTTCAAATGGAAAAGGATGGTCTATACACTAATCTTCcatataagagaaagtaggttATGGAGCTATATTAGGAAAGTTGGCATAGCCTACAAGAATCATGTATTTGATGATATAAAACTCAAAGTATGTGAGTCCTGCCAAATAACTTTAAACAAATAATTATCGAAGAATCATGTATTTAAAATAATCATCAAAGAATCATGTATTTATGGATCCTCATATGCTCTCTTCATGTAAACCTTAGCATCCTCGTTAGATTAAAGATCGAAAATCtactcaaatctaatcatacaTACCATGAATTCAATCGTAAGTATCATGATCAGCTCATGGCTAGTCCAAATGAATCCGTACTATAGTCTCTACTAGTCCATATAGGCCATGAATTGGGTTTGCTTttgtactatttgtaacaacacaGAACCTCACTTAAAATGGCTAgttagaaggtattatttgaatttcttagATTTATGTAAGTATCCACACAAAAAATCTACCCAATGTATAATCAATGGGAATAAATATATGCCTGCACAATATGCAATATAACCATTACATTAGCAAATGGTATTGAAGAGAGATTTTGAGTCATTTTCTTCCAAAAGGTCAAGAGAGGATAGAAATTGCAAGCATTTAGAACATTTGAGGCTAAGAGGGGCAGGCTTTTATTCAAAGAatgtctcttattttttttatttttatttttttataacacGGATACCTTTATACCATTCTAGTATAAGTACatccaacaaaattagaaaagaaaagacgACAAAGAGATCGAGGAAGATAAGGATTCCAAACTATCCCACAATAAACCACTAAGTGCTATGCAATGTACAAAGCCACCTAATCAATCGTCCTATTTGTCTTCCGGTACACATGAGTGATACGGGCATCCATACCCTTCAGCAGATCACGAATGTCATACATAAAAGGATGCTCGACATCTACCCTAGCATGATCCTGGATTTACCTAATAATAGTCGCCGAATCCCTTCCCAAACTGCCCTCATCTTCGCGTCAGGAACGAAAATATTACAAAACTAACAACCCTCTACTGCAATCAATCTGGAGTCAGGGCTTCTAATGACAAACCTAACCATACTTCTCCTTCAGTTATCTGAGACACTGTCgtcgaagttcaccttgagaaagCTTAAGGATAGATTTCTGCAAGATAATCATGGCTCCTTTTTTCCATTTCCTAGGCTTTTGGGAGCACGAATGATGGATAAGTTTTCATTCCACACGCAGCTCATCTAGTGGAACCACCCAAGTCAACAATCTACAACTCCACGAGTAGCATGTAGATACACCACGAACCTTTTCTTCGTCATCATGTTCgtgttcttttcttttgcttttttctcttttttttttcttttttaagagagAGGAGATAAAAGGAAGGGTTGATATAACCATTAACAATATACAAGTTCTGAAATCTAGTAGATCGAGTCAGTTTTTAAAATCCTCATAAATAATGCCAATGTTAAGAATGGTGAATATGCTGGGTTGAGACAATATCCATAAATTTACTGGACTTGGTGGGAGTTTAACGTTATTCTCGAATTTGATGGGATGAGAAGAGGGGTTGAAGGCCTCCTCTATAAGAAGGGACTCTTCCCTCCAATCCAGGCTCCAATTCAAACCTCTTCAAAacaaattcaaaataaaaagtTTGGGCCAAAGGATGCATCGACCCAATTCATAGCCATTGGGCCGAGACTGTTACGTTCATACTCTATATTTCTGCTTAAGTAAACAGGCTCCACTTGCTaaagcgcaaaaaaaaaaaaagagagagagagaaaaaaggctCCACTTGAATGGCTAGCTTGAAGATCCACATTTCACATCCTATATATCTCTCAACTCGATTCCTTAGCAATTCTAACTTTCCAATTAATCTGGGATAAGTTATCCTATTGTTTGAATGGCATCCCTACGAGAAGGTGTGCTTGAGTTCCATTTCTCTGTGTCTTTAATCAGATCCATGCTGTCAAAACTGGGAAAACGTGAATATAAGTGAGAATAGCTTTAAACAACATGTAGTGATTTAGGATCCATTTAATTTCTTAGTAATTAGCTTAGAATTTGTAATATGCTGTTTTGCTTTGacattttttgattttgttttactttCTAGTCTCTTTGTCATAACTTCAATGATCATAACTTCAACTTTCTACGGCAGTAAAAGTATATCTTCTTTTGCTGATGTAAAAGAATAGCCATAACTATGTTAGTGCAAAGATAGCAAATAACATCTtaagcatcttttttttttccttcttgtgtTTTAAGGCAACCCAaccaagctttttttttttttccagtagTATGTACGATGGTAGATTGATTCCTTGCTTTCTAACATCCCTGATTTCACAAGCAGGTCAATTTCTTGCTGTTAAGTACTCTCTTCCAAGGTAAAGTACCTAGGTCTGAAGAAGTGTGGTGTGACCGCCAGGACATGGCTGAATGCTTGTAACTATCCCAGGATGTGCAAGTCACTGAAATCTCTTAAACAGAACAGAATGACAAGTTTTCATCTATGCTGCAAAATGGACTCTGAACTATTAATTTAACAGCAGTCTTTTTATTCAGAAAAGGGTAACAGCAGTAGCTGGCGATCTGAAAAGATATCAGGAAATTGCATgaaattgatgatttttcaagcaaGCAAATTCTCAAGTATCACCCATATGATTTTAAAGTTTTTACTAGCTAATGAGCTACAAAGGATATTCTTTAAAGCACAGTCACCATATGCTTATGTGTTCATTGATGCATAGGATATGGAAGTTTGATGAGATGAACAGCAATTAGATATCATAAACATTAAAAGAAACCTTTATACCTCATTCATGCACTTGAATTTGCCTGACTGTTATCTACCAAAATTTATTATAAGGTGGCAGATGAGTCCTAGCTCTAGGTCACTATTGAAGGCCTTTTTGTTTGGATAGTTCGGTCAGAAAACTATAACTCTGATAAACTATGATATACTTTTGAATGTTCCAAACAGAAGATAAAATACCAATAATACCATACTATACTAGACAATGACTGCAGAACTGCAACAAGAACCTAGAATCTCTTTCTGGGCTCAACTCCGCTGAAGTTACTGAAAAAATAAGCTGTACTGCAGATGAACATCATAATGTTTAGATTCGCTGAAGCGGTGTTATTTTTTCACATACACTTTTGTAGGATAGATCCAGGATAGTTACCAGAGTTACTGTCCTCCCTTCTCCGGAAGCACACTATCATGCAATTATTTCATTAATTCCAAAGCCTAAATTCTCTAATAAGAGCAATTTTAGATTTTCTACTCTTCCCACACATTGAATTTCATCTTGAGATCATTGCTTTTCCATAATCTTGTCAGGTAGTTACTAATTCAGTTAGGATGTTTCAGAATCCAAATTATTTTCAACATGGGTTGTTTGCTTTAAATACATTATCTTGAAGATAAATGAACGATACCGGTCTACTTAGGACTGATAGCAGAATCATGACAtctgttatttatattttatacagCAAACATGAAATCTTGCAGATAATTCTAGTGGACCGTCTAGGACTTTCCTTGAGTGATATTGTTGCATTGTTAGTCAGGAAATTTCTTAAAACAAGCTACCTTATCAGCTGCATAGTTGCATTCCCAAGTTCTTGTTTTGTTAAACATGTATGCAATTTTCATTCTGAAAAAAGATAGACTAGGATCCCGTTGACCGGCTTCCAAGTTGAAACTGATCAGATGAAATCAGAAAATATCGATCCGACAATCCGAGCCATTGAATGCAATTTGTTGCTTACAGACCAAAAATTATGTGATTCGGAAACTCCTAACCTATGCATTAATTGGTCAAAAAGGGGCACCATAAcatgtttttttaaaatatccTTTTTCAACAACGGGATGCATAGGCTTAGAATCtgcaaattatatgatttttttactTGCAAGCAATTTGGAGATAGTATATTATATTTCAATAGCCTGGATCATGGATGTTGAACCTCGTCTTCCGATTTCACATGACCAGATCCAACCTGAAATGTGATCAACCAAATTCTAGTTCACCTATTcaaaaaatttcatttattataACTGTTATGAATACTCATTCACCAAATAATCTTATTATCGGTTAACTTTGCACTcaaaaaaattcatatcatCTTATAACCCCTCCCCCCCTCCGCACTTCCCGCAACGCACATACACCCCCCGCACCCCACCACGACATGAAagcccctcttttctttttctttcaagcaAAATTCCTCAGCTCAAGCTTAAAATGGAATGTATTCATCTATACAAACCACCTCTATACTGTTATCCTAAGTTAATCATGAAATAAATGGCACCAATTCCCTTTTAGCATGAGAAAAAATTTCCAATCAGGAAAGCTCTAAGCTTAAGGTGGATGCACTAATGTCATCAAATACTAAATATGTGCATCCGAACTGTAGACGAACATGTGCCTGTATACATGCTCTAGTACAAGTTTTACAGACCTGTAATTTACTTGCACCCACATAACTATGGTTCCTAAATAGGATACGCCCTACTGGAGGACCCAATCATAGCTAACTATATCTTCTGGTCCGTAAGTTAACATTTAACAGAAAAAAGCATTTAGAAAGCACATTAATGCAGAAGACTCAGACCCTACAGCAGAGGTAGATTTAGCTATGAAGCCTCGACTCACTGACAGCAAAATATTGTTCCTACttgtgatgaagaagattcataGCTCTAAACAAGTAAAAGAAGTAAATTGCACAGAAGTATTACCAAACATGAACTTCAGAGCAAGAACACATGCCAACCTTCAAACCAAAATTTGATTGGCATTACAGCAATGGCCTATCCCATCAATCTCAAACAGACAAAAAAACACCTCGAACAACGCAATGCGAACTCAAGAAATTAGACTACTCCCAGAATAAGAAATCTAAACCAATTTCTCAAACAGTTGCTGTGAGATGGGATGGAAAGAAACAATATAATTACCAGATTGTATTTCCATCCGAACAGTTACAGGTTTGATTAACAAGCTACAGCCTTTTTGATATGAACCGGAATACTTATTCCAATTTTACAAAACTAGAAGAGAAAAGCTTTCAAAAAGAACGTCCTTTTTTACAGAGCAGACATCTAAGCTAAAACAGAGAAAAGAAACTCGTTAATCATTGCAGCAGCTCCACTCACCTCTGTCAGATAACTCAGATGGATTTCGATGCAAAATTTTGGCAACCCGAGAAGACGAAGAGGCCCAATTCATAAGAAGTTGACCAGTGGTCCATTCTCCAGGGTCCGAGCCAATCCCACCGCATTCTTCCCAATCCTCCCATTCTCGTCGCCAGCCAAAGCCAAGCAAAGCTCGAAAGTTCCTTCTTTTCTCGCCTCCAAGGCCATCTCTTTGCCATCAGAGCAGACCAAATTGAGCACGAATAGAGCGTTCTCGATGCCCCTGGAACTGCCGTATCTCAAAACCCCGGCCAAGACCCGAACGAATCCATCGACCCTCTTCATCTCTTCCCGTCCCTCCCGGCACTTCCCGAGGAGGCCCAGCACCTCCACCGCCCTCTCTGAACCATTGCCGGCAAGGTCGATGAGGGCCGGGACGGAGCCGGCACGCACCGCCCGCCGGCGATTCTCCGGGAACTTGCAGAGCTCGTAGAGGGCGGTAGCCGCCTCGCGGCGCTCCCGGCCCTTCCCCTCCCGAAGGAGCGCCGCCAGGGCTGCGATCGCGGAGGGGTGAGCGCCGATGGTGCACTTGTTGACCTCGACCATGGCGAGGCTGGTGAGGCAAGTAGCGGCGAGGGCcgcggcggcggagggggagCGGAGGGCGGCGGTGAGGCGGTCGACGGCGCCCTCGGCGACGAGGCCGACGCGGGCGTCGTCGCCGTCGAGGCTGAGGTGGAGGAGGGCGCGGAGGGCGAGGTCCTGGAGGTCGGGGCGGTCGCCGGAGCCGGCGTGTCGGAGGAGTACGGAGGAGGCGCCGGCGTCTAGGGCGAGGCGGCGGAAGGCGGCGCTCCGCTTGGAGAGGCGGAGGACGGCGGCGAGGGTGTCGGCGTTGgcggggaaggagagggaggcgagGAGGGCGTGGGGGTCGGGGGAGGGGCAGGGAGGGGTTTTGGGGACGCCGGCGGGGGCAAAGTTGGAAATTAAGCTGCGGAGGGCGTGGTTGGGGATGAGAGAGGGGCGAGGTGGAAGTGGGAGCTTCGTCACCGGGCAGGTGCGGTTACCGGAGTCGAGCCAGCGCTGAATGGAGGCGCGGTCGAAGGTGTAACCAGAGGATAGGATCACCGGGTCGGACATGACTTCCAGGGAGATCGGGCACCGGAAGTCGTCCGGGAACTCCACTTCCATCGGGCCCGCTTGCtcagcgagcgagcgagcgagcgagagagagagagagagagagagaggagtttgGGGATTCGGGGGTGTTATTTTGGGAAGGGAGGAGACcaggggagaagagaggaggaaggacCGACGAActcaggagagagagaaagaccgagagagagagaggtggggtaTGGATTTTGTTTCCGGAAATGACCCTGGTCTGAATCGGGATTTGTGGTGGGTTGGGGTAAAGCGGGTGGGGTTGTTTAGGGGTTTTGAATGGTAGGGTTAGAGGATAAGGACAACCTTCACCTTCTTGGAAGGTTTTGGTTTCAATTTTGAATTAGTGCCATGCAAATTGTTAGGGTTAGCATGAGAGTGTGATTTGGCCCTATATCACCCTAGTTTCTTcttcatttattattttaatctgGAAATATCTTATTAATTAGACTTTTTTTTGTTACCATAGAAAAAGGTAGGGTGTAAGATGACTATATAATGTACAAGTTGCATGCTAGATGATTCCGCGTGTTCATTTTAGTTCTAAAAGCTGACATACACAAGGACCCGTCATCTTTGATTACACATTACGACAATTAGCAAAGTGTAATTTATCTTTGTAATTTAATCTAGAAATAACTTATTATATTAGATATTTTTTTGTTACCATAGAAAAAGGTAAGGTGCAAGATGGCTATATAATGTACAAGTTGCATGCTAGATGACTCCGCGTGCTCATTTTAGTTCTAGTAGCCGACATACACAACGAGCCGTCATCTTTGATTACACATTAGGATAGTTAGCAAAGTGTAATTTAAC containing:
- the LOC120112704 gene encoding U-box domain-containing protein 8 → MEVEFPDDFRCPISLEVMSDPVILSSGYTFDRASIQRWLDSGNRTCPVTKLPLPPRPSLIPNHALRSLISNFAPAGVPKTPPCPSPDPHALLASLSFPANADTLAAVLRLSKRSAAFRRLALDAGASSVLLRHAGSGDRPDLQDLALRALLHLSLDGDDARVGLVAEGAVDRLTAALRSPSAAAALAATCLTSLAMVEVNKCTIGAHPSAIAALAALLREGKGRERREAATALYELCKFPENRRRAVRAGSVPALIDLAGNGSERAVEVLGLLGKCREGREEMKRVDGFVRVLAGVLRYGSSRGIENALFVLNLVCSDGKEMALEARKEGTFELCLALAGDENGRIGKNAVGLARTLENGPLVNFL